The sequence TGCCAAATCATGCGAGAAATTATACGCAGATTCATCAAAAGCATTACTTGTCCATTCCGCAACATTCCCTGCCATATCATATAAGCCGTAATCATTAGGGTTATAAGATCCAACCTTCACTGTATGAATACCACCATCCGCATAATAATCACCACGTAATGGTTTGAAGTTACCTAAGAAACAACCTCGTGAATTTCTTATATAAGGTCCACCCCATGGATAAGGGCTAGTATTAAATGTACCTCTAGCTGCATATTCCCATTCTGTCTCCGTAGGCAATCTAAAGTTCTGCACATAAGTTTGACCTCTTTTCTGTAAGAACCCATTCAGTAAGTTAGTTCTCCATATACAGAATGCTCTAGCTTGTTTCCAGCTAACACCTACAACAGGATACTCATCAAACGCTGGGTGCCAAAAGTACATATTTGTCAAAGGCTCATTATATGCATAAGTGAAGTCATGTACCCAACATAATGTATCTGGATAAATTGGAATAACATCTCTCTTAATAAAGATAGATCTATCTGTCATACCTCTTTTTCTTAAAGGCGCACCACCTTCATCAGCATTTGCTGTACCTTTTCTTGCTGCATCTCTTAGATCAATCCAAGTGTACTCGTACAAGTATTTTCTTGTATCGAACTCTTTCCTTCGATTAAATCTTTCGTGCTCTGGCAAATACATTGGCTCTAGAGTTTCTCTTTCCTCATCGGCATACCAATCTATTCTAGCTCTCCAGTTTAATGAAGGTGGATCTATCTCATCTCCATATATATCTTCAGTAACCAAATGCTCTTCATTTACCTCACCCATTAAGTAATGAGCAATTGAATCTCTTACCCAATATACAAATTGACGGTATTCGTTATTTGTAATTTCAGTATGATCAATCCAAAATGCAGGTAATGTTACCGTTTTGGATTGTGTCGTGTTTGAAAATGGCACATCCTGATCACTAGGACCCATTGTAAAACTTCCCGCAGGAATGTACAACATACCATATGGCACAGGTTCAAACCAAATCTCTCTTCCTTGTACGCCTATTAACTCACCGTTTCCTCCTGCACATGCAGTTAAAAGTGCGGCTACTCCTAATAAGATAATCTTATTTACAGTTTTCATAATATTAGCTCCTTTCATTTTAATTAATTCAATACCCAGGTTAGAGGGGATTGTGGCTTATACGCCACTCGTTAAAAAAAGGTTACGGTTTTTTTAAGAATACTTTATAAGTACCTGACATTCTTGTACTTCATCGTCTTCTTTTTCTGAGGCAACTTACAGTACCCAAGCATAATTTCGTGGGTTCCTGCATTAAAGTTACTCAAGTCTGTTATGTTCATATCGTATGCATAACCAAATCTTAAATCAGAAGTAATATTCATTCCAAGCATTGCAAGAATTGCATCTCCTGGTCGGTAAGTTACTCCAGCCCAAAACTGATTGTTATACATTACATTTAGATTGAAATCAAATTGCATTGTCGTTCCATCCGATTTAGCATAGATAGATGGTTTCAATTCTATTGATGGATTAAGATCATAGTTATATCCACCTGTAATATAAAAGTGCCTTTTTAAATCAAACTGTGAATTACC is a genomic window of Flavobacteriales bacterium containing:
- a CDS encoding SUMF1/EgtB/PvdO family nonheme iron enzyme, with product MKTVNKIILLGVAALLTACAGGNGELIGVQGREIWFEPVPYGMLYIPAGSFTMGPSDQDVPFSNTTQSKTVTLPAFWIDHTEITNNEYRQFVYWVRDSIAHYLMGEVNEEHLVTEDIYGDEIDPPSLNWRARIDWYADEERETLEPMYLPEHERFNRRKEFDTRKYLYEYTWIDLRDAARKGTANADEGGAPLRKRGMTDRSIFIKRDVIPIYPDTLCWVHDFTYAYNEPLTNMYFWHPAFDEYPVVGVSWKQARAFCIWRTNLLNGFLQKRGQTYVQNFRLPTETEWEYAARGTFNTSPYPWGGPYIRNSRGCFLGNFKPLRGDYYADGGIHTVKVGSYNPNDYGLYDMAGNVAEWTSNAFDESAYNFSHDLAPDYVYEADDADPEVLKRKVIRGGSWKDLGMYMQTSTRTYEYQDTAKSYIGFRCVRTYLGRDVHDVL